The following nucleotide sequence is from Cydia pomonella isolate Wapato2018A chromosome 6, ilCydPomo1, whole genome shotgun sequence.
TGTTGTGTTACTACACAACAATACAATACCATACAACTTCGCTCTCTTCACAACAACTTTGATCTCTTATGATACTAAAATTGTTcatattttaaggaaactatataatatatctaatataTGTATGGTTGGGTAAAACGCAGATCTTTGTATGTGTACTAACAAAAGAGCAAGAGCGTCACTGTATGTTTGCGCAAGTAACAGTAACACCTGTTTACATACAATGACACGAGTAACAATTTTTTAGGCAAATTTGGCATTTTCAAGAAGAGCGTTAAAATTCCAattaaaaatatcgaaaattttGAAGGGAACCAACATATTTTATTCTTTGACGGCCTCCTAGCGTAGACGGTAGTGGGTGGCCCCTGcatacgaagcaggaggtcccgggttcgatcttggtaaggtcatttatttgtgggtttatcacaaatatttgttcctgagttattgaaattttctatgtatttatatataactatatattataatcgACCTATTTCTTGAAAGGGGTTATTCTAGAgcttatttacaatgttttagCCCAGTCAACTAGGGGTCTAAATTCAATGGTTTTCGAGTTACCTATTCaaggttttagttttttttgaaaaaatgccACATAAACTAAAAACTTGAATAACTCGAAAACCATTGAATTTAGACCCCTGGTTGACTGggctaaaaacattgtaaataagcTCTAGAATAATTCCTTCCAAGTAATAGGTCGAATTACCAGTCGccctgtatatatcgttgtctagtacCTACATCATAAGTCTCATTGAGCGTAtcgtgggactaggtcgatctgtgtaaaattgtcctataacttttttaaatctttatttatactCAAAGGCAAATAAAATGAGACTAGGTACgaactgtacctacttatacacgCAAGCgtgtttacttttattatatttgttatcCAGGGCAGTTGTCGGTTTCGTGTTTTTCTAGGAAAGATTATTTAAGTGCCTTTTCTTGTTCCACATTCGCTCTAATTTGGTCTAGTGTCAAATTTGTGGGTTCCATTACACTTGCAGCGCCTGTAAAAATAAATGCGCACATACACAGCGCGGGCACATCGCAAATCGTTATTGTGACGTGACCGCCAAATCTTTATATAAGTATGTCAACAtttcttaatattaaatacaaattaaacttatgaatatcaataaaatgtatagaTAAAAGGGGGTAAATCAGTCGGTAGcgagctttgctccgtgatagttagtgctagaaagctgcaatttggcatggatacataaatcatgcatgtcgacagaacggtaaaataaagacagtataaaatatattttcttggatacttcccatacaaaatgttatatatatatatatatatatatatacataacttACTAATGTATTAATGGTAAAAAGTTCCATCAATAGCTAGGAATTCATACATTGATACATATTTTAGTTCGAAGATACTTTAGATTATACatctatgtaaataatatatacactTGTGCTAATACGTATATCAAATACGTAAATCATTAATAGTTTTCCACTAGCCTCCATGAGTTTGTTTGTAGTTTTTGACGTAGTTTAGGATTTATTAAGAATTATACTTTCTTGAGAAGTATTTTCGTTAGTTTATTGGAGGTCAATATTGCGCCACGTTCGAAGGAGATTACCCACCGCCTCCCAACACGTGACCCCCGGGAAAGCATGGTGCTAAAAGCGGCACTTCTCAGTACCCCCAGACAAGAGACTTAGGACCTTATTCAGTCCACGTCTGCTCATGAAACATAGAGAGTATAAGTTTAGCTAAAACCCAATGCCTGACTAAAATCGCAGCAGAGAAAAAATTTATGTAATATTGCGTATATACCCTCAAGCTCGTCGAGGAAACATACCCGGCTTCACAATGATTGGTGCCACAATATGTGAGCATACAATACGGTACGTAAGAAACACACTAGCAAGGTCGACTAACGGAAATATAGCACGCACAGTGATCCAATTGGAAGGCATTAAAATCTGCAACATATACAAACCCCCGATGAGtccctgtagggctaatatggttggctctttatcatttctcaccatgcctgtcacgttcttacaagtatgtaagcgtgaaagtgacgggcatagcgacaagtgataaaaatggaaccatgctgccaccgctggtctcAGCGATACCCAAATTAGATCAGGCTAGCCATCTATAGAAACAGGCGACTTCAACAGCCACCATACCAGATGAAGCAAACTACTTTCTCGTGACTGGAAACAAAAACAGTACGCGAGTACAATGCAGATCTAGCGTTTGCTTGCCAAGACGCCGATCAAAATCCACTACCAGTGACGAAGTCTGTTCTACAGGATTTCCCGCACAGTCAGCACCGCTCAGTGTTACTTGAAATTGGCCTTAAGATGGTTGAATGGTCAATTTTTGCCTGTTTTGTGGAATAActtttaaactatttattatttattccaaaataggtaatgaaaaaaaaattgaaattcttACAATGAgacctttcatttgatatttataacATGATATATTATGGTTTACAAAactttgtgttttaattttcttttgtacCCCCCAAAAGTGGCTcctaagtttaaaattaatttgttgacgttacatgtcaaatttcaaCTTCATCCAGTAGTTTCAGtaggtccagtagtttcggagcaaataggctgtgacagacagacagataagggttccgttttttccgaTAGAGGTAACTAACCCTAAAAACGTTAACCGCCATACGAGACTAAGTACAACGCGTGCCTCATCATTGTTgtaagtgaaaaatattttttcttatactttatatattttgtataatcAATAGTCTATGGTCTCTATGGTACAATACTGTTTGCTACATTGAAGCGCTTAAGTGCTCCCTATATTTTCTTTGGTTAACTgcctatacatattttaaaacatatcccgccaccgccgccgctGGGTCTATCACGAATTTATTTGGTTActtttatttccgacgttttgTCGCAGGTTTCACTAGTCGTGGTCTCGGATAACTGATTTCCCggcaaaatatcaaaacaaagaTTTCTGTAACTACCCGAcgaaaagtctatgaaaaaattTGGGAACCTAATCACGAATTCAAACCACCCACCAtatattttaagcaaataaGGTCTAGTCATTTGACAGAGTCAAGatataggtgcgacgacgagcgaagcaaGGAGGAGCGTGCAAGGTCAACTGCGACCAGAACCgacttttatttcattgtatgaattaaactaaaaaaaaattgacttaaaatatttaaaattgactTACCAAATCATTATGCTATCTAAAATGTAGCATTTTAAAACGTGTCTTTTAAAGGTGTTATCCAAACATATAATTACTAGTGTAAGATTTGGAAATCATAGTACGATTCAATAACGGCATTGATTTAGAGACCCAATCACAATAGTTAACAGGCCTCTTTTGATTAGTACCTGTGGGTTATTTCCGGTATCGCCAAGTTATTTCGGGTATCGCCAAGTTATTAATTATGCCTAGTACCAAATTCAATTATTATCAGAGGagcatttcaaaatttgtatggactttgttttttgctgttaacttttataataacaaaaagatGTATAAGAGTCAAACTTAGGGCCATAgctatggttttttttttttaatctttattgaaaaaaggGTTTTTTCACAATTGAAAATGTCACCCTTATTGTGacatagcaaaacaaatcaactcttattaataattatctacGCTTAATACCTAGGTTAACAATCTCATATAGCTTCTTCGCCTGTTTTGATTGCGGGTaggctaaaattaaattaacttcacctatattatataaattacaattgtatttttgcatGAAGTTTATCCTCTCAGCCTCGTTTCGAACACATTCCACCAAGATATGGAACACATCTTCTTTCACTTCACATTCGGTACAGTTTGGTGACTGGTTCTTACCCATTATAAATCCGAAACTATTAAGTGGAATGTGTCCGGAACGCAGCCTGAGAGCAGTAACAACATCTGATCTGGCCATATTTAACCCTGCAAACCAAGGAATCCGTAGCAGATTGGGTTGTATAGTCCTATACCAGATACCTTTGCTTAGTGATctttcattaaaatattgtttccaCATATCACAGCACTTCTGTTTTACTGCATACAAAAGATCACTATGGCATGGTAACCACCTAGTTACAAGTCCGTCCGTGGACGCCTCTTTAGCGAGTCGGTCAAGATACATACCTATACTCAGAGTTCAAGTCTCAACCAAGGcagtatttttttcacttttaaatttattctaagcataCTCAGAAAGTCAATATCTAGAGAAAATTAGTACTAGGTTTCTATGGTGAAGCGGCcttccactatcctcttaaatATCTACAAGTAGTGGAGTTTTATAATGACTGTTATAACTGTGTGTCATATTTCAATAAGGCTATAACTTCGTTtgattaatgtatttattacacATTTTATGACAACTAACGAGATTTAtgttagttttgttttttaagcggAAGGGTATATTCTTATTAAGACTTCGACAGCGTTACTGCTGTAGCattgtgtatatttttatacagttaTCGCTTAATTGAGAGAATGGTAACTAGGATTGCCCAAAATTCTTTTGTGATTCttggacatcatcatcatacgAGCTGTATTTGAGCGCCAAATTGACGTGGGCAATCTTGACGAAAACTCTGGATATCTTTGCCCGCCCTCTAAAACGTCAAAAAGTGGGTAAGACTCgatttaaaattgttttcttcAAATAAACTAATGCATTTGATCACAGTGGACGTgctgagaaaaaaaatcaaaagatgtcatatatttttttagacaatTTCGTGTTTTTTCGAAAAAGCGGGTAATGTTAGCTAATTTcaaggtacctatttttaatttaagggGTTGAGGATAACTTttaggaataaaaaaatatctttcatATGCCGactaatttatttcataacttACACATTTTCAGTGCAACAGTTGATTTATCAGTGGTCTTTTTGATTACAGTCATCAGCCGAGTTTTATTGTTTGGAGGTGTATTCAGTCACATTACCGTTGTCATTTTTAATATCTTTCCGGGACTCTCCCTGGTCAATTACTTTGCCATTCACCTCCTTTACATGCTGTTTTTCTTCTGTGAAAGTAGCTTGCACTTTTTCGTTAGGCCCAGGTTTCAGATTCTTGACAGAATTTTCATCATTTTCCTGTAATAGCAATattaatatgtaagtaataaaataaataaatattataggacattttacacaaattgactaagtcccacagtaagctcaataaggcttgtattgagggtactaagacaacgatatatataatatataaatatttataaatacttaaatacatagaaaacacccatgacttaggaacaaatatcacacgaataaatgcccttaccaggatttgaacccgggaccatcagcttcgtaggcagggtcactacccactaggccaaaccggtcgtcaaagtaatGAACATTAAATGAACGTAAGTATCAACTagcaaattcaaaaaaaaaaaaaagagatgtataaggtccccacggtctgagaaaaataataatacacaataataagatttggaggtgtaaaggttctccaaatgtcaaagaataaaaaaaataaaaaattgtatgaaatacatatttcacgtcaagagactgttaagctaacaatcttaaaactagttctacagaatacataactactatgtatttaatatgtcaatgtcatcatatAGCGTGGCCCCTATAGACCTCACTTTCCATCGACTTGCCTATTTAAgactttatttgttttaaataataggTATGATTTTAAGGAAAAAGTGAAGGTATTTTAGGGGTTTTTTTAGGATTCTGTAGGGTAAGGTGGTAggctctttattatttgtcaccatgcctgtcacgttctaagaagtatgtaagcgcgaaagtgacgagcatagtgacaagtgataaaaatggaaccatgctgccaccgctttAACATTAATACAACTACGGGATTTAATTGCGTATTGTTATAAAAAACCTTTAggtaaaaattaacaaaagaaATACTTAGTGCGGGGTAGTCCTATAAACCAGCGAAACTAGAAGATATTGATGCCAACTTTATCTTTCTCCAAGCCCGCGGGGGCGCAATGACGCGTCTGAGGCACCGGGTAGTTTTCAAATGGAAGTATCGTACATGAAATTAAGTCCCGTCCCCGATAAGGGTACCTATAGTGCTTAAACTATCTCATGTGAGTCGGTTACTGTCAACAAGAATGtagaatattaataaaaaaatgttttattaaaagttaCCGTCAAGTACAGTACTGGGGACAGGTGGGATAACTTTAGATAATGTTTTTAACTATGAATGATTATCTATTTGCAAAATTAGTAAATCCTGATTAAAAGATTATAAACAGAACACTCGTGTCAGCCAAGTTCATATAATTGGGAAATATTTACACCCATCCCCAGTTCGCCACTTGACGGTATTCTTTTGTGCAGGCTTCATCGAATCAGTACCGATAATTGGCTTAGTTTGCAAGTTTTGTATCAACTACCAGGtattaaatatactaaaaaaagttattaactttttttttaattgtaagtaaatacaattttttacaatCCCTCGTTTGCTGAAAAAGTAAATAGAGttggaccaagataagtctgcagcgGTTTTGATGGCGCAGCCTGTGCAAGTTATTTTAAACCTCAAACTTCCAAGAAATTATGTTGTAAGTATAGATAACATTTCCGCAGTATGttctgtcaaaatcgctgcaaacttatcCTGGTCTAACTCTACCTATGCAGGAATTCGGTAGGGGTTGGTTGTGAGATGCTCTACAGAAACCCAAAATAATTGtttccaagtaagtaaattatgtaggtacaaatTGTATAAatctttatataataaaaaaatcaaaaatgcaATGTGGGGTTGCCATAAAGCATGACGTGATTTTTTTGATAActgttataattttaaatgaagaatTTATTTACtcatttgaatgtttttttaatattttgcaaCGAATTATAACAATTACATTATGAAGTAAATTAATGGAAGTACTTACGATATCTTGACTAAAATCGGAATCTGAATTGCTGCTAtccctaaaaaataataaaaaagtgttAGCCTTACATTCTATGACATAGAATGTAAGGCTAGAATCTATGTATAGTGGCATAATGTATAATACAACTGTTGTACGAGAAGAATAATCACATTATATGCCTTATTACGTTGACAccaatgtattaaaataaaataaacaacatgtaattaaatatttgacaaTACAGAGACAGACAGGCCAATCGATCTCCTTCTTGATGCGACTGGTAAATCATATTACTTTTTGGCAACCGGGTTTTTTAACCTAATTAGACCCCCCTGAATTTGAATTTGCCGGTTGCCCGGTCGAGATCTTGACCGGAAGAGAGagttcaagatggcggccaatcaagagctcaacgagggggggccgggtttagggtcggcaacgcgcatttaactcctctggagttgcaggcgtacataggctacggagactgcttaccatcaggcgggccgtatgtttgtttgccaccgacgtagtataaaaaaaaacataccgaCCTTAATGAGTTCCTTGTAAGAAgagatatattatttttagtagtagtagtaaaacactttattgtacaaaaagaaacataaaacaggaaagaacacacatcatttcatttgtacaaaggcgaacctattcctttcagggatctctccCAGTTAACcatttgagcaattgaggaagaattggagaacggtagacatcaaaactgtactaaaccgcataaaagaaaatatttaatttcctaaaagataggtaaacttataagtcttataataataaataataatattgaattccgttaactccgttAACTCtggggtaagtacgtttaagggaactaaatgacatagttaatgacaaaaaatatgtattattttttatgtttatacaaAGTAATTAATTGTTGCTtttagcgttgttgtaacacgggcattacatttaattaaaccaaacaattgagtactgtgacatatcaatgt
It contains:
- the LOC133518801 gene encoding uncharacterized protein LOC133518801, with amino-acid sequence MSKYIILLFVVIFAAFAIAGDSDDGDDDLSSVPFASSDSSNSDSDFSQDIENDENSVKNLKPGPNEKVQATFTEEKQHVKEVNGKVIDQGESRKDIKNDNGNVTEYTSKQ